A stretch of Besnoitia besnoiti strain Bb-Ger1 chromosome Unknown contig00015, whole genome shotgun sequence DNA encodes these proteins:
- a CDS encoding uncharacterized protein (encoded by transcript BESB_029430) — protein MGTAQDGPSPPSASTLCYFVTSQLPGCARCSLSLHFRCPHTRTLVVARPNSLVFVHPKTNPARGLSAVADKRDIPALESGSAEDGHADVHMGEASPVKEPGRQNQAVSLADAGATTSHRDTQRHDEGAEEDEENEGEEETSWTSGEAFNPITLPLYADVFCMAAFPRVTDASRTSRQDGSSPGELEDLLVLTDRQILLLLRYDEEKQTVVTLESVDLKEPGSRFVDGGPLMAVCSATRCIAVYQYESLLQYIPLSSAAVACSPASGSRVRGLSPSSSRSRGGSLFAGVRLFRLDEHNLLDMCFLPPEESYQTASSRLRPQVHGRKGSVEGASHRSGPRFPPRGETPTEAPSSSFSYFACGHANGCESGAPAAGDAGAVGSPGFLSAHLCVLFETALGVVSSATGSLHRLQRLVKAVRLPLDDCLYPSKSSSPLTWTSPYLPQPLRVKDGSTRLLAPAVVSASRGRRARGAEAQGVAEADAPCLLILGSDEIFYLQLSRTLDTRGQNIPALGATRLDGGVMGPVVLRHRGMPPGLHEIVAVEQMRGDGEQEGAPDAAGAPQRSKVFLLGDVMGQIYMLILFETCLLGATVDRRRMLGLESSASSSSSSVCANSSAPRAAPWVATRMCVEWLGQASEPTGLSYLGNGVLFVASATSDSLLLRILDVGRSVRALQRDLEGPHFGGAEAALDGEAGGEDGGGLAGRKAARGRDGRLQLLQVFPNLGPIIDCCAADVEGHGQRLLIVACGQGRSTSLRFIRSGVALHPACRSIPLAAPPQGLWSLDLSLLDFLLAGARRRVKRARGVDSGSSREEKSARPHAAPRGPLAVLAFPRETRVLGWRVKHESEDEEAEKAAHPGSLDVNMGDAASERRSRRGERRAREVVLAEVDRVCGTAAVAGGGYAGAGGDRAGGQAKAPETFGFKRDATTLLAAIVRLADQSRRTKAESEENGDAEVLPLCCRPAILQVLPASLRFIDPFSFALLAEFSLAFSPGAESPLSLHAASGEAALAPAVSFAASVSLPCAEARGDRRGDALALALDQGYVACLELLPGGEDKVLAVAPRVRSVRKVCEEIAAFHAVGLDALAFEEPRKRAEAQDGNAEESCTTENTGEPGDEGLAAVADFDQGKVVLLALPSLKELASCEAYGDDIGIRVSSVLLCTMEDSAWLFVGLSDGRLVSQTLAVSRATSRAFSVRLAQRKAVHAGSEPLRLFPLPERRDVLRALHKKSKRLRADRGFSRAEAHTHISSASSASSASVPAPQGGVERLCVCWEVKRLTERNLAGVFCSGNRPALIHASKTGQLQFKEVPSCGVGAFADFASPFTDAQLGVLWIHVPSAAAALDPGGTFSRGATGAHPPAPQAAQTAQAAPLLCVGVRERAQRLQVRALPIGRTVDALCVLPEENLIVLACPREVVHPDGLVMPSCLLFVDPLTCAVEGCYLIPAAQHIAAAICVASLDPAHPALAKSVSTPYLSRKTAKKAVSAATSARGRAAKSDREPDDRDAAATGAEEAEKRRRKRSLLCVGTAEVVVSDSEPKEGLIILLDVRRGADGILVVKPAAHIHEVKSGVQHLRSFQGLLLAACNHRVRLFGLREEVQDASFASSRVGGGSEASEASFDPARGGEGGFHADLGGGRRPRRREEGREVAEMLQGHLELVCSHSSNAYVSSVDTWRDEVVCLGDMVASAVLLRFNARDKAFKEIARDTNACWALAVSCVTPDLHYLADADRNIWLLQRASLTLSEEGDATRAPPPSADACSLCGRAPNDCLCSAVCVRMSGVSYIHAGASINKIIPFPTHERYVATPRRRGAAEAARVRGPAADAAEAAEAAGAPGGSEGGGRGAARASHGREETRGVPLVVGRNSKLWVSSEGSIGLLLQIRDEKTFARLAVLQDAVTKATKNVGNLSTVAFHSVKVGSATVPSKGFLDGDLLERFLEFPVSVQKAVYEMAQLNGRIAHLTLPPLETVIQEIEELQRRH, from the exons ATGGGAACGGCTCAAGACGGGCCGTCCCCGCCGTCGGCCTCGACGCTCTGTTATTTTGTCACGTCTCAGCTCCCTGGATGTGCGAGATGCAGCCTTTCGCTGCACTTCAGGTGTCCGCACACCCGGACGCTGGTGGTGGCGCGGCCTAACAGCTTGGTGTTCGTTCACCCGAAAACAaaccccgcgcgcggcctgtcGGCCGTCGCGGACAAGCGTGATATTCCTGCTCTGGAGAGCGGCAGTGCGGAAGATGGCCACGCCGACGTGCATATGGGCGAGGCTTCTCCTGTCAAGGAACCTGGTCGCCAGAATCAAGCCGTCTCGCTGGCCGATGCAGGAGCCACTACATCGCATCGCGACACGCAGCGGCACGATGAGGGGgcggaagaggacgaggaaaatgagggcgaagaagaaacgtCTTGGACATCTGGTGAGGCTTTCAACCCTATCACCCTTCCTCTGTATGCTGATGTCTTCTGCATGGCGGCATTTCCTCGCGTCAccgacgcctcgcgcacCTCGAGGCAGGATGGAAGCTCGCCGGGGGAGTTGGAGGACCTCCTCGTCCTTACAGACCGACAGATtctcctgcttcttcgtTACGACGAAGAGAAACAAACTGTAGTGACACTCGAGAGTGTCGATCTGAAG GAGCCCGGCTCGCGCTTCGTGGACGGCGGTCCTTTGATGGCCGTTTGCTCCGCCACGCGCTGCATTGCGGTCTACCAGTACGAGTCGCTTCTTCAGTACATTCCGCTAAGcagcgcggctgtcgcgtgTTCCCCAGCTTCTGGTTCTCGTGTGAGGGGcctgtcgccgtcctcgtcgcggaGCCGGGGCGGATCACTGTTCGCGGGGGTTCGTCTCTTTCGTCTCGATGAGCACAACCTCCTGGATATGTGCTTCCTTCCGCCCGAGGAGAGCTACCAGACAGcttcgtcgcgcctccgcccccagGTCCACGGCCGAAAAGGCAGCGTAGAAGGCGCCTCGCATCGTTCAGGGCCCCGCTTCCCTCCCCGAGGCGAGACTCCGACCGaagcgccttcctcctccttctcctaCTTCGCCTGCGGGCACGCGAACGGATGCGAGTCAGGagcgccggccgcaggcgacgcgggcgccgtggGCTCGCCcggcttcctctctgcgcatcTCTGCGTGCTGTTTGAAACGGCACTCGGcgttgtctcctctgccACGGGAAGCCTCCACCGTCTGCAGAGACTAGTGAAAGctgtgcgtctgcctctcgatGACTGCTTGTACCCCTCCaagtcctcttcgccgctcacGTGGACCTCGCCCTAcctgccgcagcctctgcgcgtcaAGGACGGCAGCACACGCctgctcgcgccggcggtcgtctccgcctcgcgcgggcgccgagcccgaggtgcggaggcgcagggagtggcggaagcggacgcgccgTGTCTGCTGATTCTAGGTTCGGACGAGATCTTTTATCTCCAGTTATCGCGCACCCTCGATACTCGCGGCCAGAATATcccggcgctcggcgccacgcgcctcgacggcggcgtcATGGGCCCTGTCGTTCTGCGGCACCGCGGCATGCCACCGGGGTTGCACGAAATCGTCGCCGTGGAGCAaatgcgcggcgacggcgagcaggaaggcgcgcccgacgccgctggagcgccgcagcgaagcaAAGTCTTCCTTTTAGGCGACGTAATGGGGCAAATCTACATGCTCATTCTCTTCGAGACCTGTCTGCTCGGAGCGACCGTGGACCGGCGCAGGATGCTGGGGCTAGAGA GCTCCGCTTCCTCGAGTAGCTCCTCAGTTTGCGCGAattcctcggcgccgcgcgcggccccgTGGGTGGCGACCCGCATGTGCGTGGAGTGGTTAGGGCAAGCCTCAGAGCCGACGGGTTTGTCTTACCTGGGCAACGGCGTCCTCTTTGTCGCGTCCGCGACCTCAGACTCGCTCTTGCTTCGCATTCTCGACGTGGGACGCTCAGTCCGCGCCCTGCAGCGCGACCTCGAAGGGCCCCACTTCGggggcgccgaagccgcgctcgacggagaggcgggcggcgaggacggaggcggaCTCGCGggcaggaaggcggcgcgggggagggACG GCCGGCTCCAGCTCCTCCAGGTCTTCCCCAACCTGGGGCCGATCATCGactgctgcgcggcagatGTCGAAGGCCACGGGCAGAGACTG CTGAttgtcgcctgcggccaGGGGCGCAGCACGTCCCTGCGCTTCATTCGAAGCGGCGTGGCGCTCCAtcccgcctgccgcagcattcctctcgcggcgcctccacaggGCCTGTGGAGCCTCGATTTGTCTCTTCtcgacttcctcctcgcgggcgctcgGCGCAGAGTGAAGCGTGCGAGGGGCGTGGACAGCGGCTCGAgtcgagaagagaaaagcgcGCGGCCacatgcagcgccgcgcgggccgctCGCGGTCCTCGCTTTCCCCCGCGAGACGCGGGTGCTGGGGTGGCGCGTGAAGCACGAGAGCGAAGATGAAGAGGCCGAGAAAG CCGCGCACCCGGGGTCCCTCGACGTCAACAtgggcgacgcggcctcgGAGCGTCGTAGCCGcaggggcgagaggcgcgcgcgggaggtGGTGCTTGCCGAAGTCGATCGCGTCTGTGGAaccgcggcggtcgcggggggggggtatgcgggcgccggcggagacagggctGGCGGCCAGGCGAAGGCTCCAGAGACCTTCGGTTTCAAGCGCGACGCGACGACCCTGCTCGCGGCGAtcgtgcgcctcgcggacCAGTCGCGGAGAACGAAggccgagagcgaggagaatggagacgcagaggtcctgcctctctgctgtcgGCCGGCGATCCTTCAG GTTCTTCCCGCTTCGCTGCGTTTTATCGATCCCTTCTCCTTTGCACTCCTCGCTGagttctcgctcgccttctcgcccggcgccgagtctccgctttcgctgcacgccgcgtcgggagaggctgcgctggcgccggcagtctccttcgcggcctcggtGTCCCTTCcgtgcgcggaggcgcgtggaGACCGGCGGGGCGAtgccctcgcgctcgcgctggaTCAGGGCTACGTGGCGTGTCTCGAGTTGTTGCCGGGGGGAGAGGACAAAGTGCttgccgtcgcgcctcgcgtacGGAGTGTGCGGAAGGTCTGCGAAGAGATCGCCGCGTTCCACGCCGTCGGGCTCGACGCGCTGGCCTTCGAGGAGCCGCGCAAGAGGGCTGAGGCGCAGGACGgcaacgcagaagagagctgCACCACCGAAAACACCGGCGAACcgggcgacgaaggcctcgccgccgtcgcggactTTGATCAAGGCAAAGTCGTCCTGCTCGCCCTCCCCTCTCTCAAAGAACTCGCCTCCTGCGAGGCCTACGGAG ACGACATCGGTatccgcgtctcctctgtcctTCTCTGCACGATGGAGGATAGCGCGTGGCTCTTTGTAGGCCTCAGCGACGGGCGCTTGGTGTCACAGACTCTCGCGGTTTCGCGCgcgacctcgcgcgccttctctgtgcgcctggcgcagcgTAAGGCCGTCCACGCAGGCAGCGAGCCCCTGCGTCTCTTCCCGCTGCCTGAGAGGCGCGacgtgctgcgcgcgctccacAAGAAGAGCAAGCGACTACGCGCAGACCGCGGCTTCtcccgcgccgaggcgcacacgcacatatcttctgcctcttctgcctcctcagCGTCGGTGCCAGCACCGCAGGGCGGAGTggagcgtctctgcgtctgctgggAGGTGAAGCGGCTGACTGAGAGGAATCTGGCGGGCGTCTTCTGCAGTGGCAACCGCCCTGCGCTGATCCACGCCTCCAAGACGG GACAGCTGCAGTTCAAGGAGGTGCCCTCCTGCGGCgtgggcgccttcgcggactTTGCGTCGCCCTTcacagacgcgcagctcgGCGTCCTTTGGATCCACGtcccgtctgcggccgccgcgctggatCCCGGCGGAACTTTCTCGCGCGGGGCGACGGGCGCACACCCCCCAGCGCCGCAAGCCGCTCAaaccgcgcaggcggcgccacttctctgcgtcggcgtgcgcgagcgggcgcagcggctgcaggttCGCGCCTTGCCCATCGGTCGCACCGTCGACGCGCTCTGCGTCCTGCCGGAGGAAAACCTCATCGTCCTTGCCTGCCCGCGAGAAGTGGTGCATCCT GACGGTTTGGTGATGCCTTCGTGTCTGCTCTTCGTGGATCCTCTCACGTGCGCCGTCGAGGGCTGCTACCTGAtccccgcggcgcagcacaTCGCGGCTGCCATCTGCGTGGCCTCGCTAGATCCTGCGCACccggcgctggcgaagagTGTCTCGACGCCGTATCTCTCGAGAAAAACCGCGAAAAAAGCGGTCTCTgccgcgacgagcgcgcgcgggcgcgccgccaagAGCGATCGCGAGCCCGACgacagagacgcagcggccaccggcgcggaggaagccgagaaacgaaggaggaagcgatCTCTCCTGTGCGTGGGGACTGCCGAGGTCGTGGTCAGCGACTCCGAGCCCAAAGAAGGCCTTATCATCCTCCTCGACGTGCGCCGCGGG GCCGACGGCATACTAGTGGTGAAGCCCGCCGCACACATTCACGAGGTCAAGAGCGGCGTGCAGCACCTTCGGTCGTTCCAGGGTCTTCTCCTGGCTGCATGCAATCATCGC GTTCGTCTCTTTGGCCTCCGCGAGGAGGTGCAGGACGCGTCTTTTGCGTCGTCTCGCGTCGGGGGCGGCAGTGAAGCCTCTGAAGCGAGTTTCGACCCGGCACGAGGTGGAGAGGGCGGCTTCCACGCCGATTtgggcggagggcggcgaccgcgcaggcgcgaggaagggcgCGAAGTCGCTGAGATGCTCCAGGGACACCTCGAGCTCGTCTGCAGCCACTCTTCGAACGCCTACGTCTCTAGCGTCGACACCTG gcgcgacgaggtcgtctgcctcggcgaCATGGTGGCCTCCGccgtgctgctgcgcttcaACGCGCGAGATAAAGCCTTCAAAGAGATCGCGCGAGATACGAACGCCTGCTGGGCGCT AGCGGTGTCGTGCGTGACTCCGGATCTGCACTACTTGGCGGATGCAGACCGAAACATTtggcttctgcagcgcgcgtcgctgacTTTGtccgaggagggcgacgcgacgcgcgcgccgccgccctcagcagacgcatgcagtctttgcggccgcgcgccgaacGACTGTTTGTGCAGCGCGGTGTGCGTGCGCATGTCGGGCGTCTCCTACAtccacgcgggcgcgtcgaTCAACAAAATCATCCCCTTCCCCACCCACGAGCGCTACGTCGCGACTCCGCGCCGGaggggcgctgcagaggccgccaggGTCCGCGGtccggcggcagacgcggcggaggcggcggaggcggcgggcgcccctGGCGGGTcggagggaggagggcgcggcgcggcgcgggcgagccacgggcgagaggagacgcgcggggTGCCGCTCGTCGTGGGCAGGAACTCCAAGCTCTGGGTCAGCTCCGAGGGCTCCATCGGGCTTTTGCTCCAGATCCGCGACGAGAAAACGTTTGCGAGACTCGCCGTCCTCCAGGACGCCGTCACAAAGGCCACCAAGAACGTCGGCA ATCTCAGCACCGTGGCGTTCCACAGCGTGAAGGTCGGCTCTGCGACAGTCCCGAGCAAAGGCTTCCTCGACGGCGATCTTCTTGAGCGTTTTCTGGAATTTCCAGTCTCTGTTCAGAAGGCGGTCTACGAGATGGCGCAGCT GAACGGCCGCATCGCGCATCTGACGCTTCCCCCACTCGAGACGGTCATTCAGGAGATTGAGGAGCTTCAGCGTCGTCACTGA